The nucleotide sequence CGGGCGTCGTTGCAAGGTGTGGCATCTCAGGTTCTAGAAACTCTGGAATTTACTGATAATAATTATGATGTCGCATGGACAACCTTAAGCGAGCGATACAATAATACGCGAGTACTTGTACATATGCACATGAAGGCGTTACTCGAGATAGAATCGGTAGACAGGGAATCGGCTCATAAACTGAGGGACTTAATTGATAACGTAGGGAAAAATCTAAGGACGTTATCGGCGTTGGGTCAAAAAACTGAACACTGGAGTGATTTGATAGCCTGTCTCGTAGGTAGCAAGCTGGATCGAGTAACGGAAAGGCATTGGGAAGAGGCGAAGGGCAACAAGAAAGAGGTTCCCTCGTGGGAATCCTTGCGAGAGTTCCTAACAAATAGGGCAGACATGCTAGCCGCAATCGAGCGTCAAAGGGGCAGCACTAAGATAGAGAAAAATGCGGGATTCAAACACAATAGGGCAAGTGTTAAAACTTTCGTGGGAAGCGATTTGAAGTGCGTAGTGTGTAAAGCAAATCACCTACTAGTAAATTGTCAAAGGTTTCTGGCTATGCCTCCCAGCGAAAGATTTAACAAAGCCAAACAACTCAAATTGtgtttgaattgtttaaagcTAGGGCATTTCGGAAAGGATTGTCGCGCAAAGCATTGTGCCAAGTGTACGACTAAGCACCACACATTGTTGCACTTTGAACCTAACAGGGGGCAAGAGGCGATCTCCCATTCGGAGGAGAATTTGGAACATAGGGTTTCGTTGTCTGCACTAAGTTCGGAAAACCATGTCTTTCTGTCTACAGCTTTGGTAGAGGTTCGCACTGCCGGGGGAGCGTGCTTGAAAGTACGCGCGCTTTTGGATTCGGGAAGTCAGTCGAATTTCATTAGTTCTTCGTTGTGTAAAAGGCTAAAGTTAAAGAtggacaaatttgaaatgctAGTCAGAGGATTGGGTTTAAAGGCGTCGGAAATAACACACAGTTGCAACGTCGAGGTGTGTGCCCGACGCAGGGGGTACCAAGcttctttgaaatgtttagtcTTGCCCAGGATTACCGGATTCATTCCTGGTGCCGTTGTGGATGTCAGTCGATTAAACATTCCTTCCAACATTACATTGGCGGATCCAGAATTCAATAGGCCTGGTCCCATAGACCTTTTAATAGGTAGCGAATTGTTTTATAGATTGTTGTGTGTTGGTCAAATTAGTCTTGGTCCGAATAGCCCCATCCTGCAGAAAACTAGGTTCGGCTGGGTCGTCTCCGGAGCGATGATGCAGGCTGGCATCTGCAGCACAGTCTGTAACTTGAGCGTCAATTCGAGGCATGGTGGCCGTGAAATCGAATTTGACTTGAaaaggttttgggaagttGAAGAGAACTTTGCTGAGACCAAGGCCTGGTCGGCTGAGGAGCTTTCATGTGAGGAGCATTTCCAAAGAACGCATAGGCGTTCGTCCGACGGTCGTTTCGTTGTTGCTATCCCCTTCAAGCATCCTGTCACTGAGCTAGGTAATTCAAAGGAGAAGGCTCTCCAAAGGTTTTTGTCGTTGGAGCGTAAGCTCAGTAAGGATCAAGGGATGAAGgatgaatattgcaaattcaTTCGTGAATATTTGAGCCTGGGGCACATGTCTCGAGTGCTTGATGAGGATGATAGTGTCGTCTACTACATGCCTCATCATCCTGTGATCAAATCGGAAAGCTGCACTACTAAATTAAGGGTTGTATTCGATTGTAGCATGCCTTCTTCAACAGGCAAATCCCTTAACGAGTTGCAAATGGTTGGTCCTGTCATCCAGCCCGATTTGTTCGACATTTTGATTCGTTTTCGTGAATTTCGTTTTGTAGTATCGGCGGATATCGCCAAGATGTATAGGCAAGTATTAGTTGAACCTAAGCAACGAGCGTTGCAAAGAATTCTTTGGAGGGAATCGCCCTCAGCCCCTGTCGAGGCTTTCGAATTAAACACCGTAACATACGGTCAAGCTAGCGCCAGTTTCCTGGCCGTGAGGTGTCTTCATCAAATAGCCGAGGAGTGCGAACTTGATGTAGCatctataataaaatcgtcGTTTTATGTTGATGACTTCCTTCACTCAGTAAATTCGATTGAGGAAGGAGTTAGCGTTTGTAGCAGGGTTTCGGCCGCATTGTCGGGCGGTGGATTCAAGTTGAGAAAATGGATTTCCAACGAACCTGCAATTTTGGCCTCCGTAAGTCAAGGAAGTGAGGACTTCCAAGTGTTAGACTTCAATGGCGATGATAGGGCTAAGATTTTAGGGTTGACATGGCAGTGTTCGTCGGACATTCTGTCGTACAAAATTCGTCTGTCTGAGGGAGGAATAAAGGTGACTAAGCGCACCATCCTATCCAGCATTTCGCAAGTCTTTGATCCTTTGGGTTTGCTGTCTCCTTCGATAATTGTCGCAAAGATCCTCATTCAGAAACTTTGGTTGGAAAAGTTGTCGTGGGATGAGTCGGTCCCTGCCCATTTGCATACGGCTTGGGTTAAGTTTTGTAGTGAGCTCCCAAgtcttaacaaaattaatatttatcgCCACATCGCATGCTTGGATGCTGTACGCCATGAGTTGCATGGTTTTTCTGACGCCAGCGAGGCAGCTTATGGTAGCGCTGTTTACGTCAGATCTGTTGATAGAAACGGCGACATAGCAGTGAGGCTATTGTGCGCCAAAAGCAAGGTGAGTCCGTTAAAATCTCTGACTGTCCCTCGTTTAGAACTGTGCGGTGCATTAGTCATGGCCCGGCTAATGAGTAAAATAAGGGCTACCGCCAGATTGCAGTTTGATAGGTGTGTATGCTGGTCGGATTCGTCTATAGTCTTGAGTTGGTTAAAGATGTCCCCCAGTAGTCTAAAAATCTTTGTTAGCTCACGGGTATCGGAGATTCAATCGCTTGCAGGGGAATATGAGTGGCGACACGTTCCCACGAAAGAAAATCCTGCGGACCTATTGTCGAGGGGGGTATTTCCCAACAAACTCGTCGAAGTGAGCCTTTGGTGGAATGGCCCTTCCTTTCTTCTTTCTGAGGAACGTCATTGGCCAAATACTTTTGAAGGACCTAAGGAGGTACCGGAGGTGCGTGTTTCGAAGGGTGTCTTCGCGCTCGTGTCCGCGGGGGATTATCTCTTTGAACGTTACTCAGATTTTAATCGGTTGATTCGAATCACAGCATGCGTGCTTCGTTTTATTCTCAATTGTCGTTCGAGGTCGCTGAAACGGGACGTCGTGAGTGGCTCATTATCGAGCTTAGAGCTAAATGATGCTACTAAAACCTTAGTTAGGATTGCTCAAAGGGACAGTTTTCCGGATGAATGTGATCGTCTCACCGGGGGGATCGCCTTGAGCCCAAAAAGTAAACTGCTGAGTTTGAGTCCGTTCGTGGACAGGGAGGGCGTAATGAGAGTAGGAGGAAGGCTACGAAACTCGCCTTATCATTTTGATAAGAAGCATCCTATGCTTCTCTCTCCCAAACATCGATTGTCGCGGATGTTATGCGAGTATGAGCATAAAAGGTTAATGCACGCCGGTCCTCAACTACTGCTCTCGTCCATAAGGGAGAAATTTTGGATTGTCGCGTCTCGTAACCTTATAAGGGCTACCGTTAGAAATTGCATTGCTTGTTCGCGATTTAATCCTCAATGTTTAGCGCCTATCATGGGTGACCTTCCACAAGAACGCTTAACTGTTGGACGCGTATTTTCGGTGGTAGGAGTGGACTACATGGGTCCGCTCCATATTAGGGATAAAAAGGGTCGCGGCTCGAGGTTGTCCAAGTGCTACGTAAGCGTCTTTATATGCTTTGCAACGAAGGCCCTGCATTTGGAATTAGTATCTGATCTCAGTAGTGAGTCGTTTTTGCTCGCTTTTCGTCGGTTTGTGGCTCGGCGTGGACGGCCTAGTCATGTTTACTCGGATAATGGCACAAATTTTGTTGGTGCCAATCGGGAACTGTCAGAGCTCGGCAGtttcttaattaaagaatCTCGCAATTTGGTCGATTCATGTGCTCGAGAAGGTGTGCAGTGGCACTTCATACCCGCCCAATCACCTCACTTCGGAGGTCTTTGGGAGGCTGGTGTCAAATCGGTAAAACACCACCTGAAGAGAGTGGCGGGAAATGCCAACTTAACGTTCGAACAATTGATCACTTTATTAGCACAAATCGAAGCGATTCTCAATTCCCGTCCTCTTTCTCCCATGTCTCAAGATCCCAATGACCTAACTCCCTTATCACCCGCTCACTTCCTGATTGGAAGAAGCACCACGGAGCTGCCCGACCCAGACCTGCAACATGTTCCTGCAAATCGGCTATCTGTATTCCAAAGAATCCAATTAATCAAGCAGTACTTTTGGAAGCGATGGAGCAAGGAATACATCAGCGAACTTCAGCAGAGGGTGAAATGGAAAACGCAGCAGCAAGACGTCCAAGAAGGAGTGCTTGTACTCGTCAAGGAAGACAACTTTCCTCCCTCAAAATGGCGCATGGGACGAATTGTAGCAGTGCATCCTGGCCGGGACGGAGTGAACCGTGTAGCTACCATAAGAACTTCCAGTGGTCTGGTGAAGCGCTCGTTTAGTAAGATATGTCCCTTGCCGGTAGAGACTGTCGTTGAAGACGCTCCAAGCGCTTCAAGGCGGGGGGcatgttaaggactttaggttattgcttcttggcgtagtttgcttagttaatttgttttgtactttcatcccttaagttacgcccatgggcatcgatacgtatttgaaggattccatctgggcgccagaccatcatacccatcaggccatatcgaagggctctttatggctgggaaatacgctactagtcaaaggaagctttctaaattggacctttgccgcgatacgcaattcggcggatcgcaatacttcaatgaaagcgacttgtataggtatttgccagatggcggcgattttatgaccttaggcgcgaccattgcccgcaatggcgtctggtattggtgcgcccctgggtggagttcctcgggtttagtacttaagggatgatcgcagtaattttgctctctttgaccagtgctcgctctagacatgtgatcgtaaacgtaactcgtaatcttcccaactaagcaaactcccacttcatacttagaccaatactttaccattatttatataagtgaaatttaatacagtccactttcgtaaaccaaattgttgttttcgtggttttcgtttatcgaaggaacctcaacaccATCAGATACATAAATTATCTTTCTTTAGATATGTTTGGTCTGGTGCCTCCAGGATTATATAAACACACAGGTTCGATATGTGTGTATCTGGAGCGGTGCAATTATTCCTATTTTGCGTCTTGAAATCCTTagacacattttaatttttcggtCTGCCTATTGAAAAATAGACAATTATTAGTTAAAAGTGCGTTTACTTTTTCTCACCCTCATAAACCAATAGTGACAATActatttctgatttttttttataataagaaTATTCATTATATTGAACCTGTATTATGGCGAGAAAGGGTTTGAGTGATCAAAAATTAGAACGATTGGCATATGAAAGTAGTGACAGTGAAGTAGAAGATATTTTGGGATTGGAGGAAAATAGTGACGACTCGGGTGGAGATGATAATATATCAGATCGTGAATGGTATCCAAATAATaatgagaaatatttgaaaagccTAAATGATGTATGGAAGAAAGAAGATCAGTCTTCTTCATCTTGCTCGGACCAGCCTCCacagaagaaaaaaagaacTGCTAAAGGAAAAGCACCAGAACGAAAAACAAAAGTAAGTAGAATTAAGATACCTACTAGTTTGACAAACTACTATAccaataattctttttttttaattgggaaGGTGATTCAGTTCAGATTACAAAACACACACAAAACTTCAACTCTAAGTAGCTATGTAATTACACCCAGTCAGTCAGAACTTAGAAGTAAAAATGGCTATGAATGGTCTGCAGATTCGTTATGCTCAATGGAAAGAAAAACTCCTGTAAGAAACATAATACACATTAGACCTGGTCCAATAGCTTCTCTCAGGAACATATTAGATCCATAACatgcttttaatattttttttactgaagCAATGACCAATAAAATAGTATTGCAAACAAACGATGAAATTAGTAAGGAGcagcaaaaatataaaacgcAAAGCGAAACAATTGCATGTACAAgttcaaaagaaataaagtCCCTATTAAGTATATACATTTTGGCGGGAGCACTCAAAGATAACCATCTTTCCTCCAATGTAATGTTTGACAATTTATTCTGCGGCACTCGTTATAGAGCCACAATGAGCAAAGGGAggtatgattttttaatttgctgtATTCGATTTGATGACAAGCAAACCAGAAACGaacaacaaatgatcaataaaggccgtgtatggttaaggggtcaattcggcctccacgggcgatcgatttaaatttttaccaattgtccctaccactcaaaggacttaccacataaaatttcaacttcctaagtctcaccattcaagggtaggacggggttgagggtgaaaactttaaaacgccatatctcgggaactattcatcgtacagcgtggggcaaaatggtgcgtccttcagtaaccaccttcttattttctcatacttatagatttatcggttgatgccaaagggccgaaatctcaaaaaaaaaaaaaaattggtgattttagaggagttcgcgctttggtacactaaccatttttgcacactgtgtagagggcctctcgaagtatctacccacgttgaatcagatttgtaccaaattcagtatttgggatataacgattgaaaatataggtgttagggcttgtgtagaggacagaatatccgataattaatttaatctattagttcgataagatgtattcttcataagcctagtattaaatctgtgactagtatgtaaggaacccgagtgctacgcctatgaacattacttgtttctcttgccactttgcccgtatgaccagatgttgatccgcatttcgtttgatcttagactaactatgtaataaaactcctcgccgaccttttgtacgtactagaatttagacacgttctcgatgctggtcataaacgcctTCCAATAAAAcgcaattatattgttaaagttaggcaagtcacaaggacaaatatAGAAGACCTTGTATTGCAGTTATGTTTAGATATAGagtttcttgatttttttgtaggATTCTGATGTAATTATCATAGCGTTCTCCATCGTCCGTGTCTAGGGTTCCgtatatatatttatgaattttgccTATTAggttgattattaatttatggcGATTCGAGAGAAAAGAAGGGCAAGCATTAAAAAGAGATATTAAGGTTTAAGCGGCTAGAACGTGTATAGttctaaaaatagaaaataaaatcaataagtgTTTGGAGACGAGcgttttcataaaatttccaaatggtGAGGTTCCCCCCAGCCTCTAAAAAAAGGGGTGGTCCTTCATAGCAATTAATAATTGGTCTTCGGAGCGTTAACCAGTGACATTGCATAAGGGTTTTCCTTGACTGTCCATTTCAATATTA is from Euwallacea similis isolate ESF13 unplaced genomic scaffold, ESF131.1 scaffold_49, whole genome shotgun sequence and encodes:
- the LOC136418941 gene encoding uncharacterized protein, whose product is MASAEELKKLNVARRICKAQLTMFGKFIENLDLDDGLSSTEINQLVERFNKLDTIFDKFEAAQSELELHATDLDEEVNERAEFEDRFYGLKADGKDLLDKFSKADRSAKVSNANESMPPSPLAGVKLPVISLPTFSGDYKDWLGFRDTYVSLIHNNHSLNQIQKFHYLRASLQGVASQVLETLEFTDNNYDVAWTTLSERYNNTRVLVHMHMKALLEIESVDRESAHKLRDLIDNVGKNLRTLSALGQKTEHWSDLIACLVGSKLDRVTERHWEEAKGNKKEVPSWESLREFLTNRADMLAAIERQRGSTKIEKNAGFKHNRASVKTFVGSDLKCVVCKANHLLVNCQRFLAMPPSERFNKAKQLKLCLNCLKLGHFGKDCRAKHCAKCTTKHHTLLHFEPNRGQEAISHSEENLEHRVSLSALSSENHVFLSTALVEVRTAGGACLKVRALLDSGSQSNFISSSLCKRLKLKMDKFEMLVRGLGLKASEITHSCNVEVCARRRGYQASLKCLVLPRITGFIPGAVVDVSRLNIPSNITLADPEFNRPGPIDLLIGSELFYRLLCVGQISLGPNSPILQKTRFGWVVSGAMMQAGICSTVCNLSVNSRHGGREIEFDLKRFWEVEENFAETKAWSAEELSCEEHFQRTHRRSSDGRFVVAIPFKHPVTELGNSKEKALQRFLSLERKLSKDQGMKDEYCKFIREYLSLGHMSRVLDEDDSVVYYMPHHPVIKSESCTTKLRVVFDCSMPSSTGKSLNELQMVGPVIQPDLFDILIRFREFRFVVSADIAKMYRQVLVEPKQRALQRILWRESPSAPVEAFELNTVTYGQASASFLAVRCLHQIAEECELDVASIIKSSFYVDDFLHSVNSIEEGVSVCSRVSAALSGGGFKLRKWISNEPAILASVSQGSEDFQVLDFNGDDRAKILGLTWQCSSDILSYKIRLSEGGIKVTKRTILSSISQVFDPLGLLSPSIIVAKILIQKLWLEKLSWDESVPAHLHTAWVKFCSELPSLNKINIYRHIACLDAVRHELHGFSDASEAAYGSAVYVRSVDRNGDIAVRLLCAKSKVSPLKSLTVPRLELCGALVMARLMSKIRATARLQFDRCVCWSDSSIVLSWLKMSPSSLKIFVSSRVSEIQSLAGEYEWRHVPTKENPADLLSRGVFPNKLVEVSLWWNGPSFLLSEERHWPNTFEGPKEVPEVRVSKGVFALVSAGDYLFERYSDFNRLIRITACVLRFILNCRSRSLKRDVVSGSLSSLELNDATKTLVRIAQRDSFPDECDRLTGGIALSPKSKLLSLSPFVDREGVMRVGGRLRNSPYHFDKKHPMLLSPKHRLSRMLCEYEHKRLMHAGPQLLLSSIREKFWIVASRNLIRATVRNCIACSRFNPQCLAPIMGDLPQERLTVGRVFSVVGVDYMGPLHIRDKKGRGSRLSKCYVSVFICFATKALHLELVSDLSSESFLLAFRRFVARRGRPSHVYSDNGTNFVGANRELSELGSFLIKESRNLVDSCAREGVQWHFIPAQSPHFGGLWEAGVKSVKHHLKRVAGNANLTFEQLITLLAQIEAILNSRPLSPMSQDPNDLTPLSPAHFLIGRSTTELPDPDLQHVPANRLSVFQRIQLIKQYFWKRWSKEYISELQQRVKWKTQQQDVQEGVLVLVKEDNFPPSKWRMGRIVAVHPGRDGVNRVATIRTSSGLVKRSFSKICPLPVETVVEDAPSASRRGAC